In one Brienomyrus brachyistius isolate T26 chromosome 12, BBRACH_0.4, whole genome shotgun sequence genomic region, the following are encoded:
- the LOC125704559 gene encoding endonuclease domain-containing 1 protein-like isoform X3, whose translation MFLIVQFKIMMLLSLLTGVLLGALSAQAEVVQSFQNCSEFFYNGKEPTGMDQNTQKICQKYRHHHKPFFATLYSEYHRIPLYSAYTFNGGTVSARARKAQWFIEPQISGFNNYEMMSSESEFNISVMKVNQSINDDYKDTGYDRGHLNPYSFQVGDGRVATFTLTNAAPMDACFNRVQWKEWESELRDIIQQNLRADRNKATAYLVTGTVPTPSYRIPKKGEFDEDEVRDLDRVTVPTHVWMALCYKHLNEDQKSFSLAYVGENQPESNIRVMSVREVNSILGDQFPQAVQIFDDDCFPDNQRSQKAANKLYKQIQLSVSRRLQIPPDVLDSFQKQPSSTDLQPHHHPTKRTKGKNMIIMRSFDNASSFFKELENLKYVTESTCLLTKVTSSDVECQQVLENSEIGSKTAADGTHCKNPVSPVYCVCESGSKHGKCLVVPEILIAEEMTTANYWSGLRCCDTESGLIPYCTSPCLYLGVQKGYQCYSGDTYIQCSPQYSLITAKGEKCKDDHPCATYGRDHYWCEKASGSTDYCSPPLPDSITTTGKKCRINHACSNYGKSYYWCYTDYNDHWEYCCTHNDRFSAVNGKTCKPDHPCGKYGKGYLWCYTTDGNWEKCCVGD comes from the exons ATGTTCCTGATAGTTCAATTCAAAATCATGATGCTTCTCTCTCTGCTCACCGGTGTTCTGCTGGGAGCACTCAGTGCTCAGGCAGAAGTGGTGCAAAGCTTTCAGAACTGTAGTGAGTTTTTCTACAACGGTAAAGAGCCAACAGGGATGGATCAGAACACCCAGAAAATTTGTCAAAAATACAGACATCACCATAAACCCTTCTTTGCTACACTTTACTCAGAATACCACAGAATCCCCTTGTACAGCGCATATACATTTAACGGTGGAACTGTCAGTGCAAGAGCAAGAAAAGCTCAATGGTTCATTGAACCACAG ATATCTGGATTCAATAACTATGAAATGATGagctcagaatcagaattcaataTTAGTGTCATGAAAGTAAACCAATCCATTAATGACGACTACAAGGACACAGGATATGACCGTGGGCACCTAAACCCCTACAGTTTCCAGGTGGGTGATGGTCGTGTGGCAACGTTCACACTGACTAACGCTGCCCCCATGGATGCCTGTTTTAACCGTGTACAATGGAAAGAGTGGGAGTCAGAATTGCGGGATATTATACAACAAAACCTCCGTGCTGATAGAAACAAAGCAACAGCCTACCTTGTCACAGGTACTGTTCCCACTCCAAGTTACAGAATACCGAAAAAAGGGGAATTCGATGAAGATGAAGTACGTGACCTTGACAGAGTGACAGTCCCCACTCATGTCTGGATGGCTCTCTGTTACAAACACCTGAATGAGGATCAAAAGTCATTTTCACTTGCCTACGTAGGAGAGAACCAGCCAGAGAGTAACATAAGAGTAATGTCTGTTCGGGAAGTGAATTCTATACTCGGAGACCAGTTTCCTCAGGCAGTTCagatatttgatgatgattgTTTCCCTGACAATCAGAGATCACAGAAGGCTGCAAATAAGCTATACAAACAAATTCAACTTTCTGTGAGCCGAAGGCTCCAGATACCTCCTGATGTATTGGACAGTTTCCAAAAACAGCCCAGTAGCACAGACCTTCAGCCACATCACCATCCAACAAAGAGAACAAAGGGTAAAAACATGATCATAATGAGATCCTTTGATAATGCATCCTCTTTTTTCAAAGAGTTGGAAAACCTGAAGTATGTGACTGAGTCAACTTGTCTGTTGACTAAGGTTACAAGCTCGGATGTTGAATGTCAGCAGGTCCTGGAGAATTCAGAGATTGGATCAAAGACTGCAGCTGATGGGACTCACTGTAAGAACCCAGTGTCTcctgtgtactgtgtgtgtgaatcGGGGTCCAAACATGGTAAATGTCTGGTCGTCCCAGAGATATTGATTGCTGAGGAGATGACCACAGCAAATTATTGGAGTGGCCTGCGTTGCTGTGACACAGAAAGTGGATTAATTCCCTATTGTACCTCCCCCTGCCTGTACCTGGGTGTTCAAAAGGGCTACCAGTGTTACTCAGGAGACACCTACATACAGTGCTCACCCCAGTATTCACTCATCACTGCTAAAGGAGAGAAATGCAAAGATGATCACCCCTGTGCCACATATGGGCGTGACCACTACTGGTGTGAGAAAGCTTCGGGGTCCACGGATTACTGCAGTCCGCCTCTGCCTGACAGTATAACAACAACTGGCAAAAAATGTCGTATTAATCATGCATGCAGCAATTATGGTAAAAGTTACTACTGGTGCTACACTGATTATAATGATCACTGGGAGTACTGCTGCACTCATAATGATCGCTTTTCAGCTGTAAATGGGAAAACCTGTAAGCCTGATCACCCCTGTGGAAAGTATGGTAAAGGCTACTTATGGTGCTACACCACAGATGGCAATTGGGAAAAGTGCTGTGTGGgagactga